In Dermacentor variabilis isolate Ectoservices chromosome 7, ASM5094787v1, whole genome shotgun sequence, a genomic segment contains:
- the LOC142587185 gene encoding uncharacterized protein LOC142587185, whose product MLKLPAQLENVEGIQHALYADDITIWAKHGSVGDIEANLQQAAEIVDAYARRCGLQCSPAKSQFVHIRPSPKCTTKIELSLPNGPITEYDQIRVLGLFIHKHRRVDTTLAKLRKVGDQVGRMVRRVSNKRGGLRCKDALRLAHAFVTSRVLYSTPYLHLRRCDENALEVILRKIYKRALDLPINTSNQRLLGLGMVNTFAELREAHLTNHYTRLSKTPSGRRLLARLHIHHPTLTEERVRIPEIWRYALHVRPLPANMTRDDHSGRRLARAEALARHYGNKHGVFYADASGPHHGGWFTAAVVHQNTAVNGLTFKAQDITHAEEVAIALAAAAQDSRVIISDSRGACRNIERGFIPYLAYRLLQGSNYLGVPAPRTIVWTPAHEGLEGNEAADAAARALTLRASPSPPVAADSDPNPVFTFKEITQHYQNGHAIFPKPCKGLTKADERLLLRLYTKTLLCPAIQKHFDPACTGKCPHCEEKSSDIFHMVWACQSTPHLPPIPNPTREDWQAALLGCSDLASQKALVGRARAAATANGFL is encoded by the coding sequence ATGCTGAAACTTCCGGCTCAGCTGGAGAATGTAGAAGGCATACAGCAcgcgctgtatgccgacgacatcaccatctgggctaaACATGGATCGGTAGGAGACATTGAAGCCAACCTGCAGCAAGCGGCGGAGATCGTGGATGCCTACGCCCGCCGCTGCGGCCTTCAATGCTCCCCGGCCAAATCGCAATTTGTGCACATTCGCCCCTCGCCGAAGTGCACTACCAAAATCGAACTGTCCCTACCAAATGGACCCATCACAGAATACGATCAGATCAGAGTACTGGGTCTCTTTATTCATAAACACCGCCGAGTCGACACAACACTGGCCAAACTGCgcaaggtgggggaccaggtgggccgcatggttcGCCGGGTTTCCAATAAACGCGGGGGGTTACGGtgcaaagacgctttgcggctggcgcatgcattcgtaACCAGTCGAGTGTTGTActcgactccttacctccaccttcgcAGGTGTGACGAGAACGCCCTCGAGGTGATTCTCCGTAAAATTTACAAGCGTGCTCTCGACCTCCCGATCAACACATCCAACCAGCGCCTCCTCGGCCTGGGAATGGTCAACACCTTCGCGGAACTCCGAGAAGCACACTTGACAAACCACTACACAAGACTCTCAAAGACGCCGTCGGGTCGCCGCCTtcttgcccgactacacatccacCATCCAACACTGACGGAGGAGCGCGTGCGCATCCCGGAAATCTGGAGATACGCCCTGCACGTGCGCCCTCTTCCGGCCAACATGACACGAGACGACCATAGTGGCCGGCGCCTCGCGCGCGCGGAAGCGTTGGCACGTCACTATGGGAACAAGCACGGAGTATTCTACGCGGACGCCTCCGGCCCACACCATGGGGGTTGGTttacggccgcagtcgtccaccaaaaCACCGCGGTGAACGGCCTCACGTTCAAAGCACAAGACATAACACATGCGGAAGAGGTGGCCATCGCGCTCGCCGCCGCAGCTCAGGACTCGCGGGTCATTATTAGCGACTCACGAGGGGCCTGCAGGAACATTGAAAGGGGCTTTATTCCCTATTTGGCGTACCGCTTACTTCAAGGCAGCAATTATCTCGGGGTCCCCGCGCCCCGCACGATAGTATGGACTCCCGCGCACGAGGGTCTCGAGGGCAACGAAGCGGCCGACGCCGCTGCCCGCGCGCTCACTCTCCGGGCATCgccttcgcctcccgtcgctGCGGACTCCGACCCCAATCCGGTATTTACCTTCAAGGAAATCACCCAACACTACCAAAATGGCCATGCAATCTTTCCTAAGCCCTGTAAGGGCCTCACGAAGGCGGATGAGCGTTTACTCCTTCGCCTCTATACTAAAACGCTGTTGTGCCCGGCAATCCAAAAACATTTCGACCCTGCGTGCACAgggaagtgcccgcactgtgaggaaaaatcttcggacattttccacatggtgtgggcatgccaatcaacccctcaccttccccctatacccaaccctacccgggaggactggcaggcggccctgctcggctgctccgaCCTGGCGAGCCAGAAGGCCCTGGTCGGCCGTGCCCGAGCCGCGGCTACAGCCAATGGGTTCCTGTAA